The sequence below is a genomic window from Nicotiana tomentosiformis chromosome 6, ASM39032v3, whole genome shotgun sequence.
gggagctaaaaacggatttagctatatatttggttttgtgtgtgaattattttcttttccttccgtgttactaatctttttTGGTGAAACAATTGTAGGTGAAACAATGTCTCTCAataacaatgatcctctcggaaacatgcctttgggggatatGGACGTGAAAGATGACCAAGTTCAAGAGGTTCCTCTtaaacctcaagcaaatagacgaggccgaccgcctcaagacaacgttTCCGTTCTACCCCTACCTGcgccaagagcggctccacactggGTATTGCCGAATGAAAGGTATGCAAGTGTCATAGTCCGGCCCCGTATTAGGgagggcaactttcaaatcacaaatgttatgatcacattgctagagcaacgggcattcttcaccggggctccgaatcaaaatgcgtacaaacacttgacggggtttgtggacacttgttgggggagtaaacagacaaatGTCTCCGAgtatgctttaaggttgaggctatttcctttctctttaCGGGGGAAAGCCTTAGATTTGTTAGAAAggttgccaaatcattccatccatacatgggatgaattggcggagaaatttatttccaagttcttttctcctggGCATAtagctactcttagagacgagattctagcattcaaacaagaacccaatgagtcattgcatgaaatatgggagaggtaccgaactatggtgaaagagtacccaaacaatgacatgacagaggctatgattcaacaaactttctacagggggatcaatactaccaatcaatgcgtggtcaaccaacttgtcggtggaaatttcatgacaacgccatatgcaaaagcttgtgagatcttagataaaatggcggatacttcatcggcatgggaAAGTAGAGCAAAttttcctcaaggtgatccaaacgtGATTCACTTACATAAATAATTgtatgatcatgggcaagcaattgccgagttgaccaccacaatgaatcaattagccaaggctcaacttcaacaagtgaaaGGTCCTAAGAAATTCAACGCAATGTAGGGAGATAATATGATAGTAAACaagagaaggcaaaagggtcctCAAGTGCAAAATCATGCGGaacattatgtgcaagaagatagtgggtttgatcacgatgaatcttacaatgaacaagaggaggaagtacaatatgtgaacaactttcaagggcaaagaaacaactctcaagggcaaagaaacaactctcaaggcccgaatcaacaacaatggagacctcatggtaatcaagggaattggaattctagcaaccaaggtaattggaatggtggtaacaaccaagggaattggaacaatcaaaataatcaaggaaattggaatggtcaaaataaccaaggcaattggagtggcaatagtcaaggatattagggaggcaacaaccaagggggatggaacaataaccaagaaaattgggggtcgggctttcaaaggcccccaatgtatcaacaaccgagcaacctgcCTCCTCATCCTTCCCATGGTCAaagctcttccaacaatgagatgggacgaattgagaacatgttcaaacaaatgatggagaagaattcCGACTCTGATgcccaactagcctctcacaacacttcaattcacaatttggaagttcaattggggaaAATCTcacaagctttaaacactcgtcctaagggggcactaccaagtgacacagtggtgaacccaaagggtgggaacaacatggGACATACCATGGCTATTAatacaaggagtggaaaaggtgagGATgaacccacctcaagtcaaagaaaaattatggatgatgagcaagtggtacaagaagatgagatcccgaacaatgtggtgcaagcaaatgatgaagcaagaattgatattgatgacaatgtggaggagactcaagaagaagtgaacccgtctagggagcacattgttgacataccggaaccggtagtgccaaaggctaaggcaccaatgccaaggcctcctcctccatatcctcaaaggcttgccaaacaaaatggcgagaatcaattcaaaacgttcattgacatgatgaagagtctatctattaatgtgtcattggttgaggctttggagcaaatgcccggttatgtaaagtttatgaaggacttggtgacaaagaaaggGTCGatgaaatatgaaattataaagatgactcatcaagtgagtgcaattgttcattcaatggctcctaaattggaagatcccagtgctttcacaattccttataccattggaagtgccgacttTGCTAAAGctatttgtgatcttggggcaagtatcaatttgatgccctattcggttttcaagactttgggaattgggcaaccaagacccacatctatgagattacaaatggcggatcgtaccatgaagagaccgttgggtataattgatgatgtgctggttcatgttgataaattcattctcccgacgaattttgttattcttgattgtgaggttgattatgaggtACCGATCATTCTTgagagacctttccttgctacggggaagtctctagttgatgtggaagccggagaacttacattccgg
It includes:
- the LOC138894437 gene encoding uncharacterized protein: MYQQPSNLPPHPSHGQSSSNNEMGRIENMFKQMMEKNSDSDAQLASHNTSIHNLEVQLGKISQALNTRPKGALPSDTVVNPKGGNNMGHTMAINTRSGKGEDEPTSSQRKIMDDEQVALEQMPGYVKFMKDLVTKKGSMKYEIIKMTHQVSAIVHSMAPKLEDPSAFTIPYTIGSADFAKAICDLGVDYEVPIILERPFLATGKSLVDVEAGELTFRVGDEKVIFHVCKSMRQPNSNEVCSFVDLVTNVIVDEASVVMNVDDTLEDVLLNCDDEEMEGYVECVNYLQGMGSYTYEPRKLSLDLENRTTLPTKPSIEEPPILELKPLPPHLWYKFLGRSSTLPVILSSCLTTVQVHSTLAVLQKRKKAIG